From a single Collimonas pratensis genomic region:
- a CDS encoding nicotinate-nucleotide adenylyltransferase: MTSNHSPRSRQCVAVLGGSFDPVHNGHVALAKYFVTLLAPDELRVIPAGNPWQKHGLEASPEQRVEMVKRAFSQQNVPLVIDRQEIERKTATYTIDTLQALRAELGPQASIVFLMGADQLQHLNTWQGWDRLFDYAHLGVASRPGFAMDASQVPAEVTREFTRRAATPEQIRQSAHGLTYLARNLAVDISATEIRAALHNAKRPDTLVPAAVLDYIEQHHLYKN; encoded by the coding sequence ATGACATCCAATCATTCTCCACGCTCCAGGCAGTGCGTAGCAGTTCTCGGCGGTAGTTTCGATCCGGTCCACAATGGCCATGTGGCGCTAGCGAAATATTTTGTCACCTTGCTGGCGCCAGACGAGTTGCGGGTAATTCCTGCCGGCAACCCTTGGCAAAAACATGGGCTGGAAGCCAGTCCGGAGCAACGGGTCGAGATGGTGAAGCGTGCCTTCAGCCAGCAAAACGTGCCGCTGGTCATCGACCGCCAGGAAATCGAGCGCAAGACAGCAACGTATACTATTGATACATTGCAAGCATTACGGGCCGAACTTGGGCCGCAGGCGTCTATCGTTTTCCTGATGGGCGCAGACCAGTTGCAGCACCTGAATACCTGGCAGGGCTGGGATCGCCTGTTTGACTATGCCCATCTGGGCGTGGCTTCGCGCCCTGGTTTTGCCATGGATGCGTCGCAGGTGCCAGCCGAGGTCACGCGCGAATTTACACGCCGCGCCGCCACCCCGGAACAGATACGCCAGAGTGCGCATGGCTTGACCTATCTGGCAAGGAATCTGGCTGTAGACATTTCGGCAACAGAAATTCGTGCCGCGCTGCACAACGCAAAAAGACCCGACACGCTGGTCCCGGCCGCAGTACTGGACTATATTGAACAACATCATCTCTATAAGAATTAA
- the hemF gene encoding oxygen-dependent coproporphyrinogen oxidase: MTSNLSPDNPASAVKSYLLDLQARIVAALEQIDGKPFGSDQWQRAEGGGGISRIIEEGNVLERGGVGFSHVMGGSLPPSAAANRPELAGRTWEAMGVSLVMHPRNPFAPTVHMNVRFFIASAEGKEPVWWFGGGIDLTPYYGFSEDVEHFHRSCRDALTPFDSAGEQLYPRLKQWCDDYFYLKHRKEPRGVGGIFFDDFNALGFEQSFAMMQSVGNAFIPAYTPILARRKDMPYGENERDFQAYRRGRYVEFNLVYDRGTLFGLQSGGRTESILMSMPPVVKWRYNWQPAAGSPEARLYSDFLIHREWV, encoded by the coding sequence ATGACTTCCAACCTCTCTCCCGACAATCCGGCCAGCGCCGTCAAGTCCTATCTGCTCGACCTGCAGGCGCGTATTGTGGCGGCCCTGGAACAGATCGACGGCAAACCCTTCGGCAGCGATCAATGGCAACGGGCCGAGGGTGGCGGCGGAATTTCCCGCATCATCGAAGAAGGCAACGTGCTGGAACGCGGCGGCGTCGGCTTCTCCCACGTGATGGGCGGCAGCCTGCCGCCCTCCGCCGCCGCCAACCGGCCGGAACTGGCTGGCCGCACCTGGGAAGCGATGGGCGTCTCGCTGGTGATGCATCCGCGTAATCCGTTCGCACCGACCGTGCACATGAACGTGCGTTTCTTTATCGCCAGTGCTGAAGGCAAGGAGCCGGTCTGGTGGTTTGGCGGCGGCATCGACCTGACGCCCTACTACGGCTTCAGCGAAGACGTGGAACACTTTCACCGTAGCTGCCGCGATGCGCTGACGCCGTTTGACAGCGCCGGCGAGCAGCTGTATCCGCGCCTCAAGCAATGGTGTGACGACTATTTCTACCTGAAGCACCGCAAGGAACCGCGCGGCGTCGGCGGCATTTTCTTCGACGATTTCAACGCCTTAGGCTTCGAACAGAGCTTCGCCATGATGCAAAGCGTCGGCAATGCCTTCATCCCGGCGTACACGCCGATCCTGGCGCGCCGCAAGGACATGCCGTATGGCGAAAACGAGCGCGATTTCCAGGCATATCGTCGCGGACGCTATGTTGAATTCAATTTAGTGTATGATCGCGGCACTTTGTTCGGTCTGCAATCCGGGGGACGCACCGAGTCTATCCTGATGTCGATGCCGCCCGTGGTCAAGTGGCGCTACAACTGGCAACCCGCGGCAGGAAGCCCGGAAGCCCGTTTATATTCCGATTTCCTGATCCATCGCGAGTGGGTTTGA
- the purD gene encoding phosphoribosylamine--glycine ligase — MKILVVGSGGREHALAWKIAQSPRIQTVFVAPGNGGTALDQRLENINITDPAALADFVESEHIALTVVGPETPLAAGIVNIFRARGLKIFGPTREAAQLESSKDFAKSFMQRHHIPTAEYQTFSDVAAAHQYIDQKGAPIVIKADGLAAGKGVVVAMTLEEAHGAVDMMLSDNRLGDAGARVVIEEFLAGEEASFIVMVDGKNILALATSQDHKRLKDDDQGPNTGGMGAYSPAPIVTPALHARVMREIITPTVQGMAKDGIPFSGFLYAGLMIDDKGNPKTLEFNCRMGDPETQPIMARLKTDLLVVMEHAVNGTLDTIELEWDRRTALGVVMAAAGYPDAPRKDDLISGIPPENADTVTFHAGTTLNGERLTTSGGRVLCVVGLGDSVRMAQKQAYGVVDLIHFDGSQFRRDIGWRALKKHG; from the coding sequence ATGAAAATTCTGGTAGTGGGCTCTGGCGGCCGCGAGCATGCCCTGGCGTGGAAAATCGCCCAATCCCCGCGCATACAAACGGTCTTCGTTGCGCCCGGCAATGGTGGCACGGCGCTCGACCAGCGCCTGGAAAACATCAACATCACCGATCCGGCGGCGCTGGCGGATTTCGTCGAGAGCGAGCATATCGCACTCACCGTGGTTGGCCCGGAAACCCCGCTGGCGGCCGGCATCGTCAACATTTTCCGCGCGCGTGGCCTGAAGATTTTCGGCCCAACACGGGAAGCGGCGCAGCTGGAAAGCTCCAAGGATTTCGCCAAATCCTTCATGCAGCGGCACCACATCCCGACCGCTGAATACCAGACCTTCTCCGACGTCGCCGCCGCGCATCAGTACATCGATCAAAAAGGCGCGCCTATCGTCATCAAGGCAGACGGCCTGGCCGCCGGCAAGGGCGTGGTAGTAGCCATGACCCTGGAAGAGGCGCATGGCGCGGTCGACATGATGCTGTCCGATAACCGCCTGGGCGATGCTGGCGCCCGCGTGGTGATCGAAGAATTCCTGGCCGGCGAAGAAGCCAGCTTCATCGTCATGGTGGATGGCAAGAACATCCTGGCGCTGGCCACCAGCCAGGACCACAAGCGCCTCAAGGACGATGACCAGGGACCGAATACCGGCGGCATGGGCGCGTATTCGCCTGCGCCTATCGTCACCCCGGCGCTGCATGCGCGCGTGATGCGTGAAATCATCACGCCGACCGTGCAAGGCATGGCCAAGGACGGCATTCCGTTCAGCGGCTTCCTGTACGCCGGCCTGATGATCGACGACAAAGGCAATCCGAAGACGCTGGAATTCAACTGCCGCATGGGCGATCCGGAAACCCAGCCAATCATGGCGCGCCTCAAGACTGATCTGCTGGTGGTGATGGAGCATGCCGTCAACGGCACGCTCGACACCATCGAGCTGGAATGGGACCGCCGCACCGCGCTGGGCGTGGTGATGGCTGCCGCCGGCTACCCGGACGCACCGCGCAAGGATGACCTGATTTCAGGCATCCCGCCGGAGAACGCCGATACCGTGACCTTCCATGCCGGCACCACCCTGAACGGCGAACGCCTGACCACATCCGGCGGCCGCGTGCTGTGCGTCGTGGGCCTGGGCGACAGCGTCAGGATGGCGCAGAAACAAGCCTACGGCGTGGTCGACCTGATTCATTTCGACGGTTCGCAGTTCCGCCGCGATATCGGCTGGCGCGCACTGAAAAAGCACGGCTAA
- a CDS encoding YebC/PmpR family DNA-binding transcriptional regulator — MAGHSKWANIKHKKAATDAKRGKIWTRLIKEITVAARMGGGDIDANPRLRLAVDKASDANMPKDNVTRAIQRGSGSLDGVNYEEVRYEGYGISGAAIIVDCMTDNRIRTVAEVRHAFSKFGGNMGTEGSVAFMFKHCGQLLFAPGTNEDALMEAALEAGAEDVITDEEGGIEVISGPHDFAALKQALEKAGFKAEMAEIIMKPATETVFTGDDAIKMQKLLDALENLDDVQEIYSNAVIED; from the coding sequence ATGGCTGGACACAGCAAATGGGCCAATATTAAGCATAAGAAGGCCGCCACCGATGCTAAGCGCGGCAAAATCTGGACCCGATTGATCAAGGAAATTACCGTTGCAGCCCGTATGGGCGGCGGCGACATCGACGCCAATCCGCGCTTGCGACTCGCGGTCGACAAGGCCTCGGACGCCAACATGCCCAAGGATAACGTCACCCGCGCCATCCAGCGCGGCAGTGGTAGCCTGGACGGCGTCAACTATGAAGAAGTGCGCTACGAAGGCTATGGCATCAGCGGCGCGGCGATCATTGTTGATTGCATGACTGACAACAGAATCCGTACGGTAGCCGAAGTGCGCCACGCTTTTTCCAAGTTCGGCGGCAACATGGGCACTGAAGGTTCGGTGGCTTTCATGTTCAAGCATTGCGGCCAGTTGCTGTTTGCGCCCGGCACCAACGAGGATGCCTTGATGGAAGCAGCGCTGGAAGCCGGCGCTGAAGACGTCATCACCGACGAAGAAGGCGGTATCGAGGTCATTTCCGGGCCGCACGACTTTGCCGCACTGAAGCAGGCCCTGGAAAAGGCCGGCTTCAAGGCGGAAATGGCGGAAATCATCATGAAGCCGGCCACTGAAACCGTGTTTACCGGCGACGACGCCATCAAGATGCAAAAATTGCTGGACGCCCTGGAAAACCTGGACGATGTGCAGGAAATCTATAGCAACGCAGTCATTGAAGATTAA
- a CDS encoding helicase HerA-like C-terminal domain-containing protein encodes MSNPLLIAKNAQHDLMLLPALVNRHGCITGATGTGKTVTLQVIAQALSERGVPVFMADVKGDLSGMAKAGAASAKMTQRLQTLGIEEPQWAATPVTFWDVYGQQGHPVRATISDMGPLLLARMLNLNDTQQGVLQLVFKIADDNGLLLLDLKDLRAMLQHVGDNAASFQTEYGNISAASIGAIQRGLIGIGEQGGEQFFGEPMLNIDDLIQTDGNGKGVVNILAADKLMNAPRLYSTFLLWMLSELFEHLPEVGDLDQPKLVFFFDEAHLLFSEAPKPLLQKIEQVVRLIRSKGVGVFFVTQNPLDIPDTVLGQLGNRVQHALRAYTPRDQKAVQAAADTFRANPALNTAEVISELGVGEALVSFLDEKGRPTIVERAYILPPASQIGPITDEERKQLMTTSIVAGVYENAVDRESAYEKLKGRSAPAPTVKDGADSSIGATVSSWGSALGGLLGGSSGRKDSVVQAVVKSAARTIGSQVGRELIRGVLGSLLKKK; translated from the coding sequence ATGTCAAACCCTCTCCTGATAGCCAAAAATGCCCAGCATGACCTGATGCTCCTGCCGGCATTGGTGAACCGTCACGGCTGCATTACCGGCGCCACCGGCACCGGCAAGACCGTGACCCTGCAAGTGATCGCCCAGGCTTTGTCGGAGCGCGGCGTGCCGGTATTCATGGCCGACGTCAAGGGCGACCTGTCCGGCATGGCCAAGGCCGGCGCCGCTTCCGCCAAGATGACGCAGCGCTTGCAGACGCTCGGCATCGAGGAGCCGCAGTGGGCGGCCACGCCGGTGACATTCTGGGACGTCTACGGCCAGCAAGGCCATCCGGTGCGCGCCACCATTTCCGACATGGGACCGCTGCTGCTGGCGCGCATGCTCAATCTCAACGACACCCAGCAGGGCGTGCTGCAGCTGGTGTTCAAGATCGCTGACGACAATGGTTTGCTGCTGCTGGACCTGAAGGATCTGCGGGCCATGCTGCAGCATGTCGGCGACAACGCTGCCAGCTTCCAGACCGAATACGGCAATATTTCCGCCGCCAGCATCGGCGCCATCCAGCGCGGCCTGATCGGCATCGGCGAGCAGGGCGGCGAGCAGTTCTTCGGCGAACCCATGCTGAACATCGACGACCTGATCCAGACCGACGGCAATGGCAAGGGCGTGGTGAATATCCTGGCGGCAGACAAGCTGATGAACGCGCCACGCCTGTATTCCACCTTCTTGCTGTGGATGCTGTCGGAACTGTTCGAACATTTGCCGGAAGTCGGCGATCTCGATCAGCCCAAGCTGGTGTTCTTCTTTGATGAAGCGCATCTGCTGTTCAGCGAAGCGCCCAAGCCCTTGCTGCAAAAAATCGAGCAAGTGGTGCGCCTGATCCGCTCGAAAGGCGTCGGCGTTTTCTTCGTCACGCAAAATCCGCTGGACATTCCCGACACCGTGCTGGGCCAGCTCGGCAACCGCGTGCAGCATGCGCTGCGCGCCTATACGCCGCGCGACCAGAAGGCGGTGCAGGCGGCGGCCGACACCTTCCGCGCCAATCCGGCCTTGAATACCGCGGAAGTGATCAGCGAGCTTGGCGTCGGCGAAGCGCTGGTGTCTTTCCTGGACGAGAAGGGCCGTCCGACGATTGTGGAACGCGCTTACATCTTGCCGCCGGCATCGCAGATCGGGCCGATCACGGATGAGGAACGCAAGCAGCTGATGACGACGTCGATCGTCGCCGGCGTCTACGAAAACGCGGTCGACCGCGAATCCGCCTACGAGAAACTGAAAGGCCGCAGCGCTCCGGCGCCTACGGTCAAAGACGGCGCGGATTCCTCCATCGGCGCCACCGTCAGTTCCTGGGGCAGTGCCCTGGGCGGCTTGCTCGGCGGTAGTTCCGGACGCAAGGACAGCGTGGTGCAGGCGGTAGTGAAATCGGCCGCGCGCACCATCGGTTCGCAAGTCGGACGCGAGCTGATCCGCGGCGTGCTGGGTTCTTTGCTGAAGAAAAAATAG
- a CDS encoding DMT family transporter: MSSKLPAVDRQLFLGGLAIAVVGAILFSAKAIVAKLIYRYPVDAVLLITFRMLFALPLFAAVAVWKARSEAPLSRRDRMRIVVLGLIGYYLSSFLDFLGLQYISAGLERLILFLTPSFVLLMSFFFYRRRVSWLEWAALLISYLGTVLVFLHDVRLGGANIGLGSVLVLGAAISYALYLMLSGELVSRVGAMRLVAYAMCVSCVACIVQFLLLRPWPVLLQQLPQVYGLSLINAVFCTVLPVFLTMIAVARIGPATAAQAGMVGPVSTLFLGALILAEPITAIQLTGTCLVLVGIYLISKKKA, encoded by the coding sequence ATGAGCAGCAAATTACCGGCGGTCGATCGCCAGCTTTTTCTTGGCGGCCTGGCAATTGCCGTCGTCGGCGCGATTCTGTTTTCAGCCAAGGCGATAGTCGCCAAGCTGATCTATCGTTACCCGGTCGATGCGGTATTGCTGATCACCTTCCGCATGCTGTTCGCGCTGCCTTTGTTTGCCGCGGTGGCAGTGTGGAAGGCGCGCAGCGAAGCACCGCTGTCGAGGCGCGACCGCATGCGGATCGTGGTGCTGGGCTTGATCGGTTACTACCTGTCGAGTTTTCTCGATTTTCTCGGCTTGCAGTATATTTCGGCCGGGCTGGAACGCTTGATACTGTTTTTGACGCCGTCTTTCGTGCTGCTGATGTCTTTCTTTTTTTATCGGCGCCGGGTGAGTTGGCTGGAGTGGGCGGCATTGCTGATTTCCTATCTGGGAACGGTGCTGGTGTTCTTGCATGACGTGCGCCTGGGCGGCGCCAATATCGGCCTTGGCAGTGTGCTGGTGCTGGGCGCGGCGATCAGCTATGCGCTCTACCTGATGCTGTCGGGCGAGCTGGTCAGCCGGGTCGGGGCGATGCGGCTGGTGGCGTATGCGATGTGTGTCTCGTGCGTTGCCTGCATCGTGCAGTTCCTGCTGTTGCGGCCGTGGCCTGTGCTGTTGCAGCAGTTGCCGCAAGTGTATGGCTTGTCGTTGATTAACGCCGTGTTTTGCACGGTGCTGCCGGTGTTCCTGACGATGATCGCGGTGGCCCGCATCGGGCCGGCGACGGCGGCGCAAGCGGGCATGGTGGGGCCGGTTTCGACTTTATTTTTGGGTGCTCTGATCCTGGCGGAGCCGATTACGGCGATCCAGCTGACAGGCACTTGTCTGGTGTTGGTGGGGATTTATCTGATCTCAAAGAAGAAGGCATAA
- a CDS encoding quinone oxidoreductase family protein produces the protein MVKAIRISKTGGPEVMEYVDVEVGDPGPGEVRIRHAACGLNFIDVYFRTGLYPQPLPGFLGQEAAGVIEAVGAGVTHVKVGDRVSYATRPNGAYSEARVMPAAFLIKLPDAISFDTAAAMTLQGLTAQYLFRRTFPLRGGETILFHAAAGGVGLIASQWARALGVTMIGTVSSAEKAALATAAGCTHVINYKTENFVERVREITGGKGVPVVYDSIGKDTFIGSLDCLAPRGTMVSFGNASGAVPPFSLNELASRGSLSITRPSLPSYVSTRAELDAAAADLFQMVESKKITIDINQRYALKDVAQAHADLEGRKTTGSTILVP, from the coding sequence ATGGTAAAAGCAATCAGGATATCGAAAACCGGCGGTCCCGAGGTCATGGAGTATGTCGACGTCGAAGTTGGCGATCCAGGCCCGGGCGAAGTCCGGATCCGGCACGCCGCCTGCGGCTTGAATTTTATTGACGTCTATTTCCGGACCGGCCTGTATCCGCAACCCTTGCCGGGTTTCTTGGGCCAGGAAGCGGCGGGCGTGATCGAGGCAGTCGGCGCCGGCGTGACGCATGTGAAAGTCGGCGACCGCGTGTCCTATGCGACCCGTCCGAACGGCGCCTATTCCGAAGCGCGCGTGATGCCCGCCGCGTTCCTGATCAAACTGCCTGATGCAATCAGCTTCGACACTGCGGCTGCCATGACCTTGCAAGGCCTGACCGCGCAATATCTGTTCCGCCGCACCTTTCCTTTGCGCGGCGGCGAAACCATCTTGTTCCACGCTGCCGCCGGCGGCGTTGGCCTGATCGCCAGCCAATGGGCGCGCGCGCTCGGCGTGACCATGATCGGCACCGTCAGTTCGGCTGAAAAAGCGGCGCTGGCGACGGCGGCCGGCTGTACCCATGTGATCAACTACAAGACCGAGAATTTTGTCGAGCGGGTGCGGGAAATTACCGGCGGCAAGGGCGTGCCGGTGGTGTACGACTCGATCGGCAAGGATACCTTCATCGGTTCGCTGGATTGCCTGGCGCCGCGCGGCACCATGGTCAGTTTCGGTAATGCGTCTGGCGCCGTGCCGCCGTTCAGCCTGAACGAACTGGCGTCGCGCGGTTCGCTCAGCATTACGCGGCCGTCGCTGCCGAGCTATGTCTCGACCCGCGCCGAGCTGGATGCTGCCGCCGCCGATCTGTTCCAGATGGTCGAGAGCAAAAAGATCACGATTGACATCAACCAGCGCTACGCCTTGAAAGACGTAGCGCAGGCGCATGCCGACCTGGAGGGGCGCAAGACCACCGGTTCCACCATCCTGGTTCCCTGA
- a CDS encoding DUF4136 domain-containing protein, which yields MKRIISLCLASLLLLLGGCATVVSSNVTAFNEWPADLPNKSFVFEHSEAQNNDLEYRNYEGLVRTELQRLGFVQQDGGAAQLKVALKYDISARDVHVVEPVVADPMWYGPYGWGRPGFYGPGFYGPRFNDPFYNPFWYGPQVIGQREYDFQLFLRRLNVTITRAAGGQKLYDVSVSSEGKIGSLPAVMPYLVRSAFSDFPGKSGVPHVVKLKVEDQQ from the coding sequence ATGAAACGCATCATCAGTCTCTGTTTGGCCTCGCTGTTATTGCTGCTTGGCGGTTGCGCCACCGTTGTCAGCAGCAATGTCACGGCGTTTAACGAGTGGCCGGCAGACTTGCCGAACAAGTCTTTCGTATTCGAGCACAGCGAAGCACAGAACAACGACCTGGAATACCGCAACTACGAAGGCCTGGTACGCACTGAATTGCAACGCCTGGGATTTGTACAGCAAGATGGCGGCGCGGCACAATTGAAGGTGGCCCTGAAATATGACATCAGCGCGCGCGATGTCCACGTGGTCGAACCGGTGGTCGCCGATCCGATGTGGTATGGCCCCTACGGCTGGGGAAGGCCAGGGTTCTATGGCCCGGGATTCTATGGCCCGCGCTTCAACGATCCTTTCTACAACCCGTTCTGGTATGGGCCGCAAGTGATCGGCCAGCGCGAGTATGACTTTCAACTGTTCCTGCGCCGCCTGAATGTCACCATCACGCGCGCCGCCGGTGGTCAGAAACTGTATGACGTCAGCGTCAGCAGCGAAGGGAAAATCGGCTCACTGCCTGCCGTGATGCCGTATCTGGTGCGTAGCGCCTTTAGCGATTTCCCGGGCAAGAGCGGCGTGCCGCACGTGGTCAAGCTGAAGGTGGAAGACCAGCAGTGA
- the pepN gene encoding aminopeptidase N, with translation MRTDTSVTPPTIHRKDYTVPAFLVDTVDMGFDLDPAATRIATRITMRRNPVSASKEIVLFGEGLELVQLRLNGKQLKASQYHLEGGKLRIPSAPAKVVLEIETLTSPEKNTSLMGLYVSNGNFFTQCEAEGFRKITYFPDRPDVMAKYTVMLRADKKKYPVLLSNGNLIEEGSLPDGRHYAKWEDPFKKPSYLFALVAGNLVCQEEKYKLKSGREVLLQVWVEEGNLDKTQHAMDSLINSIRWDEERFGLELDLDRFMIVAVGDFNMGAMENKGLNIFNTKYVLANPRIATDVDYANIEAVVGHEYFHNWTGNRVTCRDWFQLSLKEGLTVFRDQEFSADMVGTDSGRAVKRIDDVRVLRQAQFPEDAGPMAHSVRPDSYVEINNFYTVTIYEKGAEVVRMYQTLFGRDGFRKGMDLYFERHDGQAVECDDFRAAMVDANGRDLSQFERWYSQAGTPRLQAQGKFDAVKKTYELTLSQSCAPTPGQNKKLPFHIPVAVGLLDSSGKDMALRLSTDGKGKAGSETTRVLELTKAQQVFRFVDVAEQPVPSILRNFSAPVVLDVEYSDAELAFLLAHDSDAFNRWEAGQRLATRSLLALTAAVQEAAQAGHVVALEEVMNHAASNSAALGQALGLILNDGTLDAAFREQALTLPSEALLAEQTEVIDPQAIHSARQYLRGKLGAALKDDLLAAYHASQTPGDYSPDADAAGKRALKNVALSYLIQADDAAAHELAQQQYDSANNMTDRLAALVALTNSSAPGKAAALEKFYQDFEQEALVIDKWFALQAMAYTADVATIRALAEHPAFTLKNPNRARSLIFSFCSGNPASFHAADGSGYEFWADQVIALNGVNPQVASRLARSMDRWRKYAPALQEKMRSALQRVAAAPNLSKDVLEVIGKALAN, from the coding sequence ATGCGCACCGATACTTCCGTCACGCCTCCAACCATCCATCGTAAGGATTACACTGTTCCCGCCTTCCTGGTCGACACCGTCGACATGGGCTTCGATCTCGATCCGGCCGCTACCCGCATTGCCACCCGCATCACGATGCGCCGCAATCCGGTCAGTGCCAGCAAGGAAATCGTGCTGTTCGGAGAAGGGCTGGAACTGGTGCAGCTGCGCCTCAACGGCAAGCAACTGAAAGCCAGCCAGTACCATCTTGAAGGCGGCAAGCTGCGGATTCCATCCGCGCCCGCCAAGGTCGTACTGGAAATTGAAACACTGACCAGCCCGGAAAAGAATACCTCGCTGATGGGTTTGTACGTTTCCAACGGCAATTTCTTCACCCAGTGCGAGGCTGAAGGCTTCCGCAAGATCACCTATTTCCCGGACCGTCCGGATGTCATGGCCAAGTACACCGTCATGCTGCGCGCCGACAAGAAAAAATACCCGGTGCTGCTGTCGAACGGTAACCTGATCGAAGAGGGCAGTCTGCCTGACGGCCGCCACTATGCCAAGTGGGAAGACCCGTTCAAGAAGCCGTCCTACCTGTTCGCGCTGGTGGCCGGCAACCTGGTGTGCCAGGAAGAAAAATACAAGCTCAAGTCCGGCCGCGAAGTCTTGCTGCAAGTGTGGGTCGAAGAAGGCAACCTGGACAAGACCCAGCACGCCATGGATTCCCTGATCAACAGTATCCGCTGGGATGAAGAACGCTTCGGCCTGGAGCTGGACCTGGACCGCTTCATGATCGTCGCCGTCGGCGATTTCAACATGGGGGCGATGGAAAACAAGGGCCTGAACATTTTCAACACCAAGTACGTCCTGGCCAATCCGCGCATCGCCACCGATGTCGACTACGCCAATATCGAGGCCGTGGTCGGTCATGAATACTTCCACAACTGGACCGGCAACCGCGTCACCTGCCGCGACTGGTTCCAGCTGTCCCTGAAGGAAGGCCTGACGGTCTTCCGCGACCAGGAATTCTCGGCCGATATGGTCGGCACCGACAGCGGCCGCGCCGTCAAGCGCATCGACGATGTACGCGTCCTGCGCCAGGCACAGTTTCCGGAGGATGCAGGTCCAATGGCGCACTCGGTGCGTCCGGATTCCTACGTCGAAATCAATAATTTCTACACGGTCACGATCTACGAAAAAGGCGCCGAAGTGGTGCGCATGTACCAGACCTTGTTTGGCCGCGACGGCTTCCGCAAAGGCATGGACCTGTACTTCGAACGCCACGACGGCCAGGCAGTCGAGTGCGACGATTTCCGCGCCGCCATGGTCGATGCCAACGGCCGCGACCTGAGCCAGTTCGAGCGCTGGTATAGCCAAGCCGGCACGCCGCGCCTGCAGGCGCAGGGCAAGTTTGACGCTGTCAAGAAGACGTATGAACTGACGCTATCGCAGAGCTGCGCGCCTACGCCGGGGCAGAACAAGAAACTGCCGTTCCATATCCCGGTCGCGGTCGGCTTGCTCGACAGCAGTGGCAAGGATATGGCGCTGCGCTTGAGTACCGACGGCAAAGGCAAGGCCGGCAGCGAGACTACCCGCGTGCTGGAACTGACCAAGGCGCAGCAGGTTTTCCGTTTTGTCGATGTCGCCGAACAGCCGGTGCCGTCCATCCTGCGTAATTTCTCCGCGCCGGTGGTGCTGGATGTCGAGTACAGCGACGCCGAGCTGGCTTTCCTGCTGGCGCACGACAGCGATGCCTTCAACCGCTGGGAAGCGGGGCAACGCCTGGCGACCCGCAGCCTGCTGGCATTGACTGCAGCGGTGCAGGAAGCAGCGCAGGCTGGTCACGTGGTGGCGTTGGAAGAAGTCATGAACCATGCCGCCTCCAACAGCGCGGCGCTGGGCCAGGCGCTCGGCCTGATCCTGAATGACGGCACACTGGACGCTGCTTTCCGTGAGCAAGCGCTGACGCTGCCGTCGGAAGCGCTGCTGGCAGAACAGACTGAGGTCATCGATCCGCAAGCGATCCACAGCGCACGTCAATACCTGCGCGGCAAACTGGGTGCAGCGCTCAAGGACGACCTGCTGGCCGCTTATCACGCCAGCCAGACGCCCGGCGACTACAGTCCGGACGCCGATGCCGCAGGCAAGCGCGCCTTGAAGAACGTCGCCTTGTCGTACCTGATCCAGGCTGACGACGCGGCCGCGCATGAGTTGGCGCAGCAGCAGTACGACAGCGCCAACAACATGACTGACCGTCTGGCCGCATTGGTGGCTCTGACTAACAGCAGTGCCCCGGGCAAGGCTGCAGCGCTGGAAAAGTTTTACCAGGACTTCGAACAGGAAGCGCTGGTGATCGACAAGTGGTTTGCCCTGCAAGCCATGGCCTATACCGCAGACGTCGCCACCATCCGCGCCCTAGCCGAGCATCCTGCCTTCACGCTGAAAAACCCGAACCGCGCGCGCAGCCTGATCTTCAGTTTCTGCAGCGGCAATCCGGCCAGTTTCCATGCGGCCGACGGCAGCGGCTACGAGTTCTGGGCCGACCAGGTCATCGCACTTAACGGCGTCAATCCGCAAGTGGCTTCGCGACTGGCGCGCAGCATGGACCGCTGGCGCAAATATGCGCCTGCGCTGCAGGAAAAAATGCGCAGCGCCCTGCAACGGGTAGCGGCAGCGCCAAACTTATCGAAGGATGTACTGGAAGTGATTGGCAAGGCATTAGCCAATTGA